The Kitasatospora setae KM-6054 genome contains a region encoding:
- a CDS encoding PIN domain-containing protein: MIILDTSALTKQGPNSPLWEVFAALRSGGVQLAIPEVVLYELLAQRERDYRSALDAARSAYDTLWALQFTDEDGVAYWPAVPNVEQHVDEWEQRYRGSLTVLPLTLDAAREGLRREAYRLRPARSSGKTAIGSRDAAIWMTVVEQARRGGEPVHFVSLNSNDFGPDGNLFPDLRKEADEADAEIAYFNDLNKVLEKFSSTDSVDAGDTDLDAKVTAPATAAWLHQYVVSQVASGQFSAAAVNFDDHEGVFLNWEDYFELLSSPEVQVLRWTNGARYGLADGTHTWAATVRLLVVAYARELRYPQDSALTAFAVDVRLLFGADALTALSAGSTQDVADDDYTVAYEAAWRYADRFRGEMPAPAHPSNLRRVMQRPPGSRLPDGS; the protein is encoded by the coding sequence ATGATCATTCTCGACACGTCAGCACTGACGAAGCAGGGCCCCAACAGTCCGCTCTGGGAGGTGTTCGCCGCGCTCCGCAGTGGCGGGGTGCAGCTGGCGATCCCCGAGGTGGTGCTGTACGAGCTGCTCGCACAGCGCGAACGGGACTACCGCTCGGCTCTGGACGCGGCGAGGTCGGCGTACGACACACTGTGGGCCCTGCAGTTCACGGACGAAGACGGCGTCGCCTACTGGCCGGCCGTGCCCAACGTGGAGCAGCACGTGGACGAGTGGGAGCAGCGCTACCGAGGTTCTCTGACGGTTCTGCCCCTCACGCTCGACGCCGCGCGTGAGGGCCTGCGGCGTGAGGCCTACCGGCTGCGCCCGGCGCGCTCGAGCGGCAAGACCGCGATCGGCAGCCGAGACGCAGCGATCTGGATGACGGTGGTGGAGCAAGCGCGCCGAGGCGGCGAGCCGGTGCATTTCGTGAGCCTCAACAGCAACGACTTCGGGCCCGATGGCAACCTCTTCCCCGACCTGCGCAAGGAGGCGGACGAGGCCGACGCCGAGATCGCCTACTTCAACGACCTGAACAAGGTCCTGGAGAAGTTCTCGTCCACCGACTCGGTGGACGCTGGCGACACCGATCTCGATGCCAAGGTGACTGCGCCTGCGACGGCGGCGTGGCTGCACCAGTACGTTGTCTCGCAGGTCGCATCAGGGCAGTTCAGCGCCGCGGCCGTCAACTTCGATGACCACGAGGGCGTCTTCCTGAACTGGGAGGACTACTTCGAGTTGCTCTCCAGCCCCGAGGTCCAGGTGCTCCGCTGGACCAACGGGGCGCGCTACGGCCTCGCAGACGGCACACACACTTGGGCCGCGACAGTTCGGCTGCTGGTGGTGGCCTATGCCCGCGAGCTTCGGTACCCGCAGGACTCCGCTCTGACGGCCTTCGCCGTCGATGTGCGGCTGCTGTTCGGCGCCGATGCCCTGACCGCGCTGTCGGCCGGCAGCACTCAGGATGTGGCCGACGACGACTACACAGTCGCCTACGAAGCCGCGTGGCGGTACGCCGACCGGTTCCGGGGAGAGATGCCGGCCCCGGCGCACCCAAGCAACCTGCGGCGCGTCATGCAGCGGCCTCCCGGGTCGAGGCTGCCGGACGGAAGCTGA
- a CDS encoding restriction endonuclease subunit S domain-containing protein, which translates to MPAPLDLPPGWSHLRIDQIAQVQAGSGSVRPPGPGIALHAQLTSANVSWAGLDLRMLAETWLTRHQATRHRLAPGDIVMTGKSGSPHLVGRSALWSGEVEGCCLNGSLIRVRPGRGVHPGYLHRVLYYDALCGAFAGQLKGNSRLKHLDTGTVRAWRVPVPPLPVQQRISAAVEGMLADINAGEALQAATRSDLRMLWDSVLDAVADGTLDNRPPESASHHRIHEVASVVGGVQAPRTVEDGVRHTYLRVANIAPETVDLDQVKHLTIPRERVCFLQHHLLQKDDLVVVRQNGSPDRLGQAALWHGQLPDILIQNHLARIRPYGIDSRYLELVWNAPSTLRPLRPLATSTTGSRTLRLDDIRAVRVRVPSAAAQAELVRAADRWKGHVDAVGALLDNASRAAAALRLSVLARAFSGRLAPGGTAADGDGQLCTVSTPGVTRPRPVAGHASGVSADALYEQQEFDF; encoded by the coding sequence ATGCCCGCTCCCTTGGACCTCCCACCGGGCTGGTCTCACCTGCGGATCGACCAAATCGCCCAGGTGCAGGCCGGCAGCGGCAGCGTCCGTCCCCCCGGTCCCGGTATCGCACTCCATGCCCAGCTGACGTCGGCGAACGTCAGCTGGGCCGGTCTGGATCTGCGGATGCTCGCGGAGACGTGGTTGACGCGCCATCAGGCGACCCGGCACCGGTTGGCGCCAGGTGACATCGTGATGACCGGGAAGTCAGGGAGTCCCCATCTGGTGGGGCGTTCCGCGCTGTGGAGCGGCGAGGTGGAGGGCTGCTGCCTGAACGGCAGTCTCATCCGCGTGCGTCCAGGCCGGGGTGTGCATCCCGGTTACCTTCACCGAGTCCTGTACTACGACGCGCTCTGCGGTGCGTTCGCCGGGCAGCTGAAGGGGAACTCGCGTCTCAAGCATCTCGACACCGGAACAGTGCGAGCGTGGCGCGTGCCCGTTCCGCCGCTGCCGGTGCAGCAACGCATCAGCGCAGCCGTCGAAGGCATGCTGGCGGACATCAACGCAGGTGAGGCGTTGCAAGCAGCCACCCGGAGTGACCTGCGCATGTTGTGGGACAGCGTCCTCGACGCCGTGGCTGACGGGACTCTCGACAACCGGCCGCCGGAAAGCGCTTCGCACCACCGCATCCACGAGGTCGCTTCCGTCGTCGGCGGAGTCCAGGCGCCCCGAACAGTGGAGGACGGTGTCCGTCACACCTACCTGCGTGTCGCCAACATCGCGCCCGAAACCGTCGACCTCGACCAGGTCAAGCACCTCACCATCCCCAGGGAAAGAGTGTGCTTCCTCCAGCACCACCTTCTGCAGAAGGACGACCTCGTGGTCGTACGCCAGAACGGCAGCCCTGACCGTCTGGGCCAGGCCGCACTCTGGCACGGGCAGCTGCCCGACATCCTCATCCAGAACCACCTGGCTCGCATCAGGCCCTACGGCATCGACTCGAGATACCTCGAGCTGGTCTGGAACGCCCCCAGCACCTTGCGCCCGCTCCGTCCGCTTGCCACGTCGACCACGGGTAGCCGAACACTGAGGTTGGACGACATCCGGGCCGTGCGGGTACGCGTCCCAAGCGCTGCGGCCCAGGCGGAACTGGTCCGGGCCGCTGACCGCTGGAAAGGGCATGTGGACGCGGTCGGTGCGCTGCTCGATAACGCGAGCCGGGCAGCTGCCGCGCTTCGTCTGTCCGTTCTCGCCCGGGCGTTCTCTGGCCGCCTCGCCCCGGGCGGGACGGCGGCAGACGGTGACGGGCAGCTCTGCACCGTGAGCACACCGGGTGTTACCCGGCCCAGGCCAGTGGCCGGCCACGCGTCCGGAGTGTCAGCCGATGCCCTGTACGAGCAGCAGGAGTTCGACTTCTGA
- a CDS encoding pPIWI_RE module domain-containing protein, translating to MYRTIRTVAYEPDPAHGAWQEPLRVLRLGDGLHAELLRRRPPAHGEDRPARLPVRHLNSLLRATAPGVLATGREAGVDGRLPWLYARQVVPPEVLAPVLGTWAAGLTGPDGEDDGTLEEELLADPAAAAVSLPPWEREHVDLTETVISAGGTAEPRQRLYNLLPEAVAFRLAESPYRTGGTSLRFRVVSSGKGVELVSWPPQQYERRGRTWYYSARLTVTVQTVPFAPRFRVYVATGVRRWATHLEAAPRALNGATVLLDAPLPWPENQDRGHRIAENALGFDRRAERLVWRRRSPALLLPELDIIRRYPEPGELFESPEKWLTGHRGLAAGIVYHPVLGPHEVGPGLMPRERSELDAWVEAGLRPMLRRAGDLTRVTRHNTPSLLPRSVKRTEPDTREAQKAMLRRTALARALHGRPLDIEIVWQTPRTRDALLSALPGVIGLPPGGGTATDDGHRWEADGVLIRVRTRPAGELVDALPVSANRNRRRALRLAEAVAGRCALVTGQVGARPTGVGVVIAEIAGKDRYAAAPDTDPKHALRIAWARQGRLVQFINLPEDGQAGQAGLEHRAKWTWLDAFRQLGAISPPAHRVGAGIPGDLQYVGLWTVRHTRKGPTKCPARRIVAVRMRPGRESGAAEGWDTERAEWVPYPQLLLALADPSREADPRHKEERESGERGAEQRWQAEAERQIRAVLFQLRERPTLLLVSSGNLRQCWPRLRNGALSRDTLGFGTGPDQRAAVYGADLRVVLVRDANGRGEVADWYAHDSLTKVGFAEGVWASEAPDNRVFASTARRPHTAAGSPKDLIKLVPTAKSRTAPGKTAWNPALLEMTVLGCLSEQALARSGRADAVPDRPAEWATLTHQLRYHDDYPPLALPLPLHLARLAGEYVLPLATDEGTAS from the coding sequence ATGTACCGAACGATCCGCACCGTGGCGTACGAACCGGATCCCGCGCACGGAGCATGGCAGGAGCCACTGCGGGTGCTCCGCCTCGGAGACGGCCTCCACGCCGAGCTCCTCCGCCGCCGGCCGCCCGCCCACGGGGAGGACCGGCCGGCCCGGCTTCCCGTGCGGCACCTCAACTCCCTGCTGCGGGCGACCGCTCCCGGCGTGCTGGCGACCGGGCGCGAGGCCGGCGTCGACGGTCGACTGCCCTGGCTGTACGCCCGGCAGGTGGTGCCACCGGAGGTACTGGCCCCGGTACTCGGCACCTGGGCCGCCGGGCTGACCGGCCCCGACGGTGAGGACGACGGGACGCTGGAGGAGGAACTGCTGGCGGACCCGGCGGCCGCTGCGGTGTCGCTGCCGCCCTGGGAACGCGAACACGTGGACCTCACCGAGACCGTGATCTCGGCCGGGGGGACCGCCGAGCCCCGGCAACGGCTCTACAACCTCCTCCCGGAGGCCGTCGCCTTCCGCCTCGCCGAGAGCCCGTACCGGACCGGCGGCACCTCGTTGCGCTTCCGCGTCGTGAGCTCCGGAAAGGGCGTCGAACTGGTCTCCTGGCCACCGCAACAATACGAGCGGCGCGGACGGACCTGGTACTACTCGGCCCGGCTGACCGTCACGGTGCAGACCGTGCCCTTCGCCCCGCGGTTCCGCGTGTACGTCGCCACCGGCGTGCGTCGATGGGCCACCCACCTGGAAGCGGCGCCCCGCGCGCTCAACGGCGCCACGGTGCTGCTGGACGCCCCGCTGCCGTGGCCCGAGAACCAGGACCGCGGCCACCGCATCGCCGAGAACGCCCTCGGGTTCGACCGGCGGGCCGAACGACTCGTCTGGCGCCGCCGCAGTCCCGCGCTGCTGCTGCCCGAACTGGACATCATCCGGAGGTACCCGGAACCGGGCGAGCTGTTCGAGTCGCCGGAGAAATGGCTGACCGGACACCGCGGACTGGCCGCCGGGATCGTCTACCACCCGGTGCTCGGCCCGCACGAGGTCGGCCCCGGGCTGATGCCGCGGGAACGGTCGGAGCTGGACGCCTGGGTGGAAGCGGGACTGCGGCCGATGCTGCGCAGGGCGGGCGACCTCACCAGGGTCACCAGGCACAACACCCCTTCCCTGCTGCCGCGTTCGGTCAAGCGGACGGAACCCGACACCCGTGAGGCGCAGAAGGCCATGCTGCGCCGGACGGCGCTCGCCCGAGCCCTCCACGGCCGCCCGCTGGACATCGAGATCGTCTGGCAGACGCCACGGACCCGGGACGCCCTGCTTTCGGCCCTGCCCGGCGTCATCGGACTGCCCCCCGGCGGTGGGACCGCCACGGACGACGGTCACCGATGGGAGGCCGACGGCGTCCTGATCAGGGTGCGCACCCGGCCCGCCGGAGAACTGGTCGACGCCCTGCCGGTCTCCGCGAACCGGAACCGGCGCCGGGCCCTCCGGTTGGCCGAGGCGGTCGCCGGCCGCTGCGCCCTGGTGACCGGTCAGGTCGGTGCACGGCCGACCGGTGTCGGTGTCGTGATCGCGGAGATCGCCGGGAAGGACCGGTACGCCGCCGCACCGGACACCGATCCCAAGCACGCGTTGCGGATCGCCTGGGCCCGCCAAGGACGCCTGGTCCAGTTCATCAACCTCCCGGAGGACGGCCAGGCCGGCCAGGCCGGCCTGGAACACCGGGCGAAGTGGACCTGGCTCGACGCGTTCCGCCAACTCGGCGCGATCAGCCCGCCCGCGCACCGGGTCGGGGCCGGCATCCCCGGAGACCTCCAGTACGTCGGACTCTGGACGGTGCGCCACACCCGGAAGGGGCCGACGAAGTGCCCGGCGCGCCGGATCGTTGCCGTGCGGATGAGGCCGGGCCGCGAGAGCGGGGCCGCCGAGGGCTGGGACACCGAGCGGGCCGAGTGGGTGCCGTACCCGCAGCTGCTGCTGGCACTCGCCGACCCCTCCCGCGAGGCGGACCCGCGGCACAAGGAGGAGCGCGAGTCCGGTGAGCGTGGTGCGGAGCAGCGCTGGCAGGCCGAAGCGGAACGCCAGATCCGTGCCGTCCTCTTCCAACTCCGCGAACGGCCCACCCTGCTGCTGGTGAGTTCGGGCAACCTCCGCCAGTGCTGGCCGAGGCTGCGCAACGGCGCCCTGAGCCGCGACACGCTGGGCTTCGGAACGGGACCGGACCAGCGGGCCGCGGTCTACGGGGCCGATCTGCGGGTCGTCCTGGTACGGGACGCCAACGGACGGGGCGAGGTGGCGGACTGGTACGCGCACGACTCGCTCACCAAGGTCGGCTTCGCCGAGGGCGTCTGGGCGTCGGAGGCCCCGGACAACCGGGTTTTCGCCAGCACCGCGCGCCGACCGCACACCGCGGCGGGCTCGCCGAAGGACCTGATCAAGCTGGTGCCGACCGCCAAGTCCCGGACCGCCCCCGGGAAAACCGCCTGGAACCCGGCGCTCCTGGAGATGACCGTGCTCGGCTGTCTCTCGGAGCAGGCCCTGGCACGCTCCGGGCGCGCCGATGCCGTGCCCGACCGCCCGGCGGAATGGGCCACCCTGACCCATCAACTCCGCTACCACGACGACTACCCGCCGCTGGCCCTCCCCCTCCCGCTCCATCTCGCGCGCCTGGCCGGCGAGTACGTCCTGCCACTCGCCACGGACGAGGGGACGGCGTCGTAG
- a CDS encoding HsdM family class I SAM-dependent methyltransferase: MGNRPVPENLPLDAAPSLADRLWGRLEQVNDGGLRLGRAHLQTAAHLLLFRQAHRRLARRAAEATAAGPAALAALAEAWADLTTSADTYGTYRRLLHDLSAAPETALGAVFVDAHQSIDDPVVLRELIAVLDEGLARDAGSVSADDEGEVLSDLLERALQHLRGSDPDYYTPRALVDLVVATVRPGPDDTITDPACKAGSFLIAAHRYIREHDPGTEPRSAGGRIRGNESALIGLAGANLLLHGITEHADCPGVTNESPFALPPMPGATVVIANPPFGTMKGGEKSVVESRADLPVRTSSKALDYLQHIMSVLLPGGRAGVIVPDSVLFATGAARDVRRLLLQTFDVHTLIRLPAGAFPTARGVRTSILLFDRQPTERRGPGGPLWVYDLRTGSSPTGGGHLDTEGSAEILQVLRMGDRSSRQESADHRFRPFIYDELMKREDTNLDLVCPPLEPPVPDSRPPGVIAAEITEKLKAALSHFEAVTEAL; the protein is encoded by the coding sequence ATGGGAAACCGTCCTGTGCCCGAGAACTTGCCTCTTGACGCGGCGCCCTCGCTGGCGGACCGCTTGTGGGGTCGCCTGGAGCAGGTCAACGACGGGGGCCTCCGTCTCGGCCGTGCTCACCTGCAGACCGCAGCGCACCTGTTGTTGTTCCGGCAAGCCCACCGCCGACTCGCCAGGAGAGCGGCCGAGGCGACTGCTGCGGGCCCGGCTGCGTTGGCTGCGCTAGCTGAGGCATGGGCTGATCTCACTACCAGCGCCGACACCTACGGAACCTATCGGCGGTTGCTGCACGATCTGAGCGCCGCCCCCGAGACGGCGCTGGGCGCCGTGTTCGTCGACGCACACCAGAGCATCGACGACCCGGTCGTGCTGCGGGAGCTCATCGCTGTCCTGGACGAGGGCCTCGCCCGGGATGCCGGCAGCGTGTCAGCCGACGACGAGGGCGAAGTCCTGTCCGACCTCCTGGAACGAGCCCTGCAGCATTTGCGGGGCAGCGACCCCGACTACTACACGCCGCGTGCCCTCGTCGACCTCGTGGTCGCCACGGTGCGACCGGGCCCGGACGACACTATCACCGACCCGGCGTGCAAGGCTGGCAGCTTCCTCATCGCGGCGCACCGGTACATCCGTGAGCACGATCCCGGCACCGAACCCCGGTCCGCAGGCGGGCGCATCAGAGGGAACGAGTCCGCCCTCATCGGCCTCGCCGGTGCCAACCTGTTGCTGCACGGCATCACCGAGCACGCCGACTGCCCGGGCGTGACGAACGAGAGCCCCTTCGCCCTCCCACCGATGCCAGGGGCGACGGTCGTGATCGCCAACCCGCCCTTCGGCACGATGAAGGGCGGGGAGAAGTCCGTGGTCGAGTCGCGCGCCGACCTTCCGGTCCGGACGAGCAGCAAAGCGCTCGACTACCTCCAGCACATCATGTCGGTCCTCCTGCCAGGAGGACGGGCCGGAGTGATCGTGCCGGACAGCGTGCTGTTCGCTACGGGAGCCGCACGGGACGTACGACGTCTGCTTCTGCAGACCTTTGACGTCCACACCCTGATCCGGCTCCCTGCCGGTGCCTTCCCCACCGCCCGCGGCGTCCGCACCAGCATCCTCCTCTTCGACAGGCAGCCCACCGAGCGGAGGGGGCCGGGAGGCCCGCTGTGGGTCTACGACCTGCGCACGGGGTCCTCACCGACTGGTGGTGGCCACCTGGACACCGAAGGCTCCGCCGAGATCCTTCAGGTACTTCGCATGGGCGACCGCAGCTCACGGCAGGAAAGCGCCGACCACCGGTTCAGGCCGTTCATCTACGACGAACTCATGAAGCGCGAGGACACCAATCTCGACCTCGTGTGCCCGCCGCTGGAACCGCCCGTCCCCGACAGTCGGCCACCAGGAGTCATTGCTGCCGAGATCACGGAGAAGCTGAAGGCTGCTCTGAGTCACTTCGAAGCTGTCACCGAGGCACTGTGA
- a CDS encoding IS630 family transposase (programmed frameshift) — translation MRYAQGGGLTDAGRAARERLRLQAVERFEGGQKNGEIAAGLRVSERSVERWRRAWRERGEAGVLSKGSPGRPRLSDKQIARLERELERGPLVHGWADQRWTLARVKTLIGRLFHVSYTVEGTWRLLKRHGWSWQQPARRAIERDDAAVEFVEEGDLAVGKSTAAALGAWVVFEDEAGQSMTPPRARTWGRIGRTPVVRVRGRGSGRVSMAGMACYKPGERSRLIYAIREYRGRKGEPKGFGWRDFRDLVVRARVQLGGPLVLVWDNARIHLVPPLRAFFEANAHWLTVFQLPTYAPDLNPQEGIWSLVKRDIGNLAAADLGQLTRAVKRKLKMIQYRPHLVDGCLVGTGLIMDG, via the exons ATGAGGTATGCGCAGGGCGGTGGGTTGACCGACGCCGGGAGGGCCGCGCGGGAGCGGTTGCGGCTGCAGGCTGTGGAACGCTTCGAGGGCGGGCAGAAGAACGGGGAGATCGCTGCCGGGCTGCGGGTGAGTGAGCGGTCGGTGGAGCGGTGGCGCCGGGCCTGGCGCGAGCGTGGGGAGGCCGGGGTCCTGTCCAAGGGATCGCCCGGGCGCCCGAGGCTCAGTGACAAGCAGATCGCCAGGCTGGAGCGGGAGTTGGAGCGCGGCCCGCTGGTCCACGGCTGGGCCGATCAGCGGTGGACGCTGGCGCGGGTGAAGACGCTGATCGGCCGGCTGTTCCACGTGTCGTACACGGTGGAGGGCACCTGGCGGCTGTTGAAGCGGCACGGCTGGTCGTGGCAGCAGCCGGCCCGCCGGGCGATCGAGCGCGACGACGCGGCGGTGGAGT TTGTGGAAGAAGGAGACCTGGCCGTTGGTAAGAGCACCGCGGCGGCCCTCGGCGCCTGGGTCGTCTTCGAGGACGAGGCCGGGCAGTCGATGACTCCGCCGCGCGCCAGAACCTGGGGCCGCATCGGGCGCACGCCGGTGGTCCGCGTGCGCGGACGGGGATCCGGCCGGGTCTCGATGGCGGGCATGGCCTGCTACAAGCCGGGCGAACGGTCCCGGCTGATCTACGCGATCCGCGAGTACCGGGGACGCAAGGGCGAGCCGAAGGGCTTCGGCTGGCGCGACTTCCGCGACCTGGTCGTCCGCGCCCGCGTCCAGCTCGGCGGCCCGCTCGTCCTCGTGTGGGACAACGCCCGCATCCACCTCGTGCCACCGCTCAGGGCGTTCTTCGAGGCCAACGCGCACTGGCTGACCGTCTTTCAGCTGCCCACCTACGCGCCCGACCTCAACCCGCAGGAGGGTATCTGGTCGCTGGTCAAACGCGACATCGGAAACCTCGCGGCCGCCGACCTCGGCCAGCTGACCCGGGCCGTCAAGCGCAAGCTCAAGATGATCCAGTACCGTCCCCACCTCGTCGACGGCTGCCTCGTCGGGACCGGCTTGATCATGGATGGCTGA
- a CDS encoding IS982 family transposase has protein sequence MTPDLDSLATALYVKTDDLLKQSPHLAPWRPAVGLKPRLTDAELVTLAVMQALLGFTSERRWLRHASSHLRHLFPYLPGQSGYNRRLRKAADLIAHVNRLLARDTSLWSDSVWVVDSTPVECGRSRETAKRSDLAGWAEHGYCASHSRYFWGLRPHLVCTLHGLPVAFALTGAKADERQTLLGMLHAESDLVRTLPGQTLIADRHYYGAAFERELAEWGLHLLRPARKGEPPRAGSSLFKPLRQVIESVNQTFKAQLDLERHQGRTPTGVTVRVLQRILALTTAIWHNDRTGQPVMRSLTAYDH, from the coding sequence GTGACGCCTGACCTGGACTCCCTCGCGACCGCACTCTACGTGAAGACCGACGACCTGCTGAAGCAATCGCCGCATCTGGCACCCTGGCGGCCCGCGGTCGGCCTCAAGCCCCGGCTCACGGACGCCGAACTGGTCACCCTCGCGGTGATGCAGGCCCTGCTCGGCTTCACCTCCGAACGCCGCTGGCTCCGCCATGCCTCGTCCCACCTGCGGCACCTGTTCCCCTACCTGCCCGGGCAGTCCGGCTACAACCGGCGGCTGCGCAAGGCCGCCGACCTCATCGCCCACGTCAACCGCCTGCTCGCGAGGGACACCTCGCTGTGGAGCGACAGCGTGTGGGTCGTGGACTCCACACCGGTGGAGTGCGGCCGCTCCCGGGAGACCGCCAAGCGCTCCGACCTGGCCGGATGGGCCGAGCACGGCTACTGTGCCAGCCACTCCCGATACTTCTGGGGCCTTCGCCCGCACCTGGTGTGCACCCTGCACGGCCTGCCCGTCGCCTTCGCCCTCACCGGAGCCAAGGCCGACGAACGCCAGACCCTGCTCGGCATGCTCCACGCCGAATCCGACCTCGTCCGCACCCTCCCGGGCCAGACCCTCATCGCCGACCGGCACTACTACGGCGCCGCATTCGAGCGCGAACTGGCCGAATGGGGACTCCACCTGCTGCGGCCGGCCCGCAAGGGCGAGCCCCCACGGGCCGGATCCAGCCTGTTCAAGCCCCTGCGACAGGTCATCGAGTCCGTCAACCAGACCTTCAAGGCCCAACTCGACCTCGAACGCCACCAGGGCCGCACCCCGACCGGGGTGACAGTCCGCGTCCTGCAACGCATCCTCGCCCTGACCACCGCGATCTGGCACAACGACCGCACCGGCCAACCCGTCATGCGCTCGCTGACCGCCTACGACCACTAA
- a CDS encoding cation diffusion facilitator family transporter, whose product MAGHDHDHDDDHKGHSHAVAADADRKWLWSALVLLSAFMVGEVVVGFAARSLALISDAAHMLTDTASIALALVAMRLAARPARGGYTYGLKRAEILSAQANGVTLLVLSAWLGYEAVTRLVSPPEVAGGLVLVTALVGVVVNVAATWCMSKANRSSLNVEGAFQHVLTDLYAFVATAVAGAVVLLTGFVRADAIASLVVVALMLRAGIGLVRDSARIFLEAAPAGVDPDEVADRMVSAPQVEEVHDLHIWEITSNEPALSAHVLVTPGGDCHAVQRELQRRLREEYRITHATLQVDHVGEDGEDGLLQIAPSSAAAAAAAEQAKTAGDAGRDHCGDVHGPVHRSGPHPH is encoded by the coding sequence ATGGCCGGGCACGACCACGACCACGACGACGACCACAAGGGGCACAGCCACGCGGTGGCGGCGGACGCGGACCGGAAGTGGCTGTGGAGCGCGCTGGTCCTGCTGTCGGCGTTCATGGTCGGCGAGGTGGTGGTCGGCTTCGCCGCGCGGTCGCTGGCGCTGATCTCGGACGCCGCGCACATGCTGACCGACACGGCGTCGATCGCGCTGGCGCTGGTCGCGATGCGGCTGGCGGCGCGGCCGGCGCGCGGCGGCTACACGTACGGGTTGAAGCGGGCCGAGATCCTCTCCGCGCAGGCGAACGGGGTGACGCTGCTGGTGCTGTCGGCGTGGCTGGGCTACGAGGCGGTGACCCGGCTGGTCTCGCCGCCGGAGGTGGCGGGCGGGCTGGTGCTGGTGACGGCGCTGGTGGGCGTGGTGGTGAACGTCGCGGCGACCTGGTGCATGTCGAAGGCGAACCGGTCGTCGCTGAACGTCGAGGGCGCGTTCCAGCACGTGCTGACCGACCTGTACGCGTTCGTCGCGACGGCGGTGGCGGGCGCGGTGGTGCTGCTCACCGGGTTCGTCCGGGCGGACGCGATCGCCTCGCTGGTGGTGGTGGCACTGATGCTGCGGGCCGGGATCGGGCTGGTCCGGGACTCGGCGCGGATCTTCCTGGAGGCCGCGCCGGCCGGCGTCGACCCGGACGAGGTGGCGGACCGGATGGTCTCCGCGCCGCAGGTCGAGGAGGTCCACGACCTGCACATCTGGGAGATCACCTCGAACGAGCCGGCCCTGTCCGCGCACGTCCTGGTCACCCCGGGCGGCGACTGCCACGCGGTGCAGCGCGAACTCCAGCGCCGGCTGCGCGAGGAGTACCGGATCACCCACGCCACCCTCCAGGTCGACCACGTCGGCGAGGACGGCGAGGACGGGCTGCTGCAGATCGCCCCGAGCAGCGCGGCGGCGGCAGCGGCGGCGGAGCAGGCGAAGACGGCCGGGGACGCGGGCCGCGACCACTGCGGGGACGTGCACGGCCCGGTGCACCGCTCGGGCCCGCACCCGCACTGA
- a CDS encoding 5'-3' exonuclease produces MLLDTASLYFRAYFGVPDSLRSPQGEPVNAVRGLLDFISRLVHDHGPDQLVACMDADWRPQWRVDLIPTYKTHRVAEAAQAGEEEVPDTLAPQVPVIEQVLDALGIARVGVPDYEADDVIGTLATRATGPVRIVTGDRETADYQPARVLIVTGDRDLFQLVDDARGVQVIYPIKGVGNAEVITEAVLLDKYGVTGAEYADMAALRGDPSDGLPGVKGIGEKTATQLIREYGDLAGIRTAAADPLSKLTPARRKNLLEGAAYLDVAPTVVRVATDVPLPAFDPTLPTEPLDPMTLEALTTRWGLGTSLTRLLDTLAQARKTA; encoded by the coding sequence ATGCTGCTGGACACCGCCAGCCTCTACTTCCGCGCCTACTTCGGCGTCCCCGATTCGCTCCGCTCCCCGCAGGGCGAGCCGGTGAACGCGGTGCGCGGCCTGCTGGACTTCATCTCCCGGCTGGTCCACGACCACGGCCCGGACCAGCTGGTCGCCTGCATGGACGCCGACTGGCGCCCGCAGTGGCGGGTCGACCTGATCCCGACCTACAAGACCCACCGGGTCGCCGAGGCGGCACAGGCCGGCGAGGAGGAGGTACCGGACACGCTGGCCCCGCAGGTCCCGGTGATCGAGCAGGTCCTGGACGCCCTGGGCATCGCCCGGGTCGGCGTCCCCGACTACGAGGCCGACGACGTGATCGGCACCCTGGCCACCCGCGCCACCGGCCCGGTCCGGATCGTCACCGGCGACCGGGAGACTGCAGATTACCAACCCGCGCGCGTCCTGATCGTGACAGGCGACAGAGACCTCTTCCAGCTCGTCGACGACGCGCGCGGCGTGCAGGTCATCTACCCGATCAAGGGCGTCGGCAACGCCGAGGTCATCACCGAGGCCGTCCTCCTCGACAAGTACGGCGTCACCGGCGCCGAGTACGCCGACATGGCCGCCCTGCGCGGTGACCCGAGCGATGGCCTCCCCGGTGTCAAGGGCATCGGCGAGAAGACCGCCACCCAACTCATCCGCGAGTACGGCGACCTCGCCGGCATCCGCACCGCCGCCGCCGACCCCCTCTCCAAGCTCACCCCGGCCCGCCGCAAGAACCTCCTCGAAGGCGCCGCCTACCTCGACGTCGCCCCCACCGTCGTCCGCGTCGCCACCGACGTCCCCCTCCCCGCCTTCGACCCCACCCTCCCCACCGAACCCCTCGACCCCATGACCCTCGAAGCCCTCACCACCCGCTGGGGCCTCGGCACCTCCCTCACCCGCCTCCTCGACACCCTCGCCCAAGCCCGGAAGACCGCGTGA